From Oreochromis aureus strain Israel breed Guangdong linkage group 4, ZZ_aureus, whole genome shotgun sequence, a single genomic window includes:
- the LOC120439774 gene encoding uncharacterized protein LOC120439774, with protein sequence MIWRCFLCYVFVALSLRQLLSHINTMHSLSPDFRVVCGIDGCPSEYRVYNSFYYHVKRTRAHHLLGVEADEEEGSTRHGLPEAGERTAPINQTNASSSVTDEGSSIPALTSGFQEDGEGHLNLDIYKHATAFLLQAKETHRLTQRAVNHIVSGVQQYQAVLLEHLKQQMSDMIERHSGDLDQLKSDAIGVFDQFVDPFTQIASTHLQDKTIKELLKPVEPEIIVTKQTVCYSKRGDSRVLAIKDHCFHYIPLVKSLEQLLSHVVSHVEHVVSVQWIMLHGNKHSCEKSLVISDVINDAPEFALVKNIYIVNASVYCFECQPLSTVGWKDQYLAYEVEVPCLAQANIFVDAGNLVDYTAYHYVNFNNSSEV encoded by the exons ATGATTTGGCGTTGCTTTCTATGCTACGTGTTTGTAGCATTGAGTCTGAGACAACTTTTGAGTCACATTAATACCATGCACAGCCTCAGCCCTGACTTTCGCGTGGTGTGTGGAATTGACGGCTGTCCGAGTGAGTACAGAGTATATAACTCCTTCTACTATCACGTAAAGCGGACACGCGCGCATCACCTTCTCGGAGTGGAAGCGGATGAGGAGGAAGGATCAACCCGCCACGGTTTACCTGAAGCAGGTGAAAGGACGGCCCCAATCAACCAAACTAACGCCAGTTCTTCAGTAACTGACGAGGGCTCAAGCATCCCCGCACTAACG AGTGGATTTCAAGAAGATGGAGAGGGTCACCTGAATCTTGACATTTATAAACATGCAACTGCATTTCTTCTTCAAGCCAAGGAAACTCATCGACTGACACAG AGAGCTGTTAACCACATCGTGAGTGGAGTCCAGCAATACCAGGCCGTATTATTGGAGCACCTAAAACAACAAATGAGTGACATGATTGAGAGACATTCTGGGGACCTGGATCAACTAAAGAGTGATGCAATAGGGGTATTTGACCAGTTTGTTGACCCTTTCACTCAAATTGCTTCCACCCATTTGCAGGACAAGACCATCAAAGAACTGTTAAAACCAGTTGAACCAGAGATTATTGTCACAAAACAAACAGTCTGTTATTCGAAGCGTGGAGACTCCAGAGTTCTTGCCATTAAGGACCATTGTTTTCATTACATACCGTTGGTGAAAAGTTTGGAGCAGCTGCTATCACATGTAGTTTCACATGTAGAACATGTAGTTTCTGTACAGTGGATTATGCTACATGGAAATAAGCATTCATGTGAAAAATCTTTGGTTATTTCTGATGTCATAAATGATGCTCCAGAGTTTGCACTTGTTAAAAACATCTATATTGTAAATGCATCTGTGTATTGCTTTGAATGCCAGCCTCTCTCTACAGTTGGGTGGAAAGATCAGTATTTAGCTTATGAGGTAGAAGTTCCCTGTCTAGCTCAGGCAAATATTTTTGTGGATGCTGGAAATCTTGTTGATTATACAGCATACCACTATGTAAACTTTAATAATTCCAGTGAAGTATGA